One genomic segment of Dysosmobacter sp. Marseille-Q4140 includes these proteins:
- a CDS encoding energy-coupled thiamine transporter ThiT — translation MTALVITAVFAVVYLAVTVWLCRGLRLNARALCLGGVLCALTLVLATIRIPLPTGSNITCGSWIPLMLAALVYDYRLSMVTGWVCGILAMILIPGWEAVHWAQIFVQQLVCFSCLGYAGVFGGDKRWKAVCGMALAVAIRCAGHVLSGVIFYSQNAWDGWGAWGYSLVYNSPRLVEGILSIVIVSVLPLRVLRRTMLREGGAA, via the coding sequence ATGACCGCCCTTGTCATCACCGCGGTGTTCGCCGTGGTCTATCTGGCGGTGACGGTGTGGCTGTGCCGGGGGCTGCGGCTGAACGCCCGGGCGCTGTGCCTGGGGGGCGTGCTCTGCGCTCTGACGCTGGTGCTGGCTACCATCCGCATCCCCCTGCCCACCGGGTCCAACATCACCTGTGGGTCCTGGATCCCCCTGATGCTGGCGGCGCTGGTGTACGACTACCGCCTGTCCATGGTGACGGGCTGGGTGTGCGGCATCCTGGCTATGATCCTTATTCCGGGCTGGGAGGCGGTCCACTGGGCCCAGATCTTCGTGCAGCAGCTGGTGTGCTTTTCCTGCCTGGGCTACGCCGGGGTCTTCGGCGGGGACAAGCGGTGGAAGGCCGTGTGCGGTATGGCGCTGGCCGTGGCGATCCGCTGCGCGGGCCATGTGCTCAGCGGCGTGATCTTCTACTCCCAGAACGCCTGGGACGGCTGGGGTGCCTGGGGATACAGCCTGGTGTACAACTCTCCCCGCCTGGTGGAGGGCATTTTGAGCATCGTGATCGTATCGGTCCTGCCGCTGCGGGTGCTGCGGCGGACCATGCTGAGAGAAGGAGGTGCGGCATGA
- the rpsR gene encoding 30S ribosomal protein S18, producing the protein MAIDREARPARPARGKRRKVCQFCADKCEYIDYKDAAKLRRFVSERSKILPRRTTGTCAMHQRQLTEAIKRARQIALLPYVTE; encoded by the coding sequence ATGGCCATTGATCGTGAAGCCAGACCCGCGCGCCCTGCCCGCGGCAAGCGCCGTAAGGTTTGCCAGTTCTGCGCGGACAAGTGCGAGTATATCGATTACAAGGACGCCGCCAAGCTGCGCCGTTTCGTGTCCGAGCGGTCCAAGATCCTGCCCCGCCGGACCACCGGTACCTGCGCCATGCATCAGCGCCAGCTGACCGAGGCCATCAAGCGCGCCCGTCAGATCGCTCTGCTGCCCTACGTGACCGAGTAA
- the thiW gene encoding energy coupling factor transporter S component ThiW: protein MRSISTKKLALAGVLCAVAVVGSLFSFPVFSSKCAPVQHMVNVLCAVFLGPWYGVAVAFVASLLRNLLGLGSLLAFPGSMCGALLCGLVYWKSKNLLGTLCAEVFGTGIIGGLLSYPIAIAFMGVVAGSIGYTAYVVPFLVSTVGGSIIAGVLVTALKKSGALHSMQATLSR from the coding sequence ATGAGAAGCATTTCCACCAAGAAGCTGGCCCTGGCCGGCGTGCTGTGCGCCGTGGCCGTCGTGGGGAGCCTGTTCTCCTTCCCCGTCTTTTCCAGCAAGTGCGCCCCGGTGCAGCACATGGTGAACGTCCTGTGCGCCGTGTTCCTGGGTCCCTGGTACGGCGTGGCCGTGGCCTTCGTGGCCAGCCTCCTGCGCAACCTTCTGGGCCTGGGGTCCCTGCTGGCCTTCCCGGGCAGCATGTGCGGCGCGCTGCTGTGCGGCCTGGTGTACTGGAAGTCCAAGAACCTGCTGGGCACCCTGTGCGCCGAGGTGTTCGGCACCGGCATCATCGGCGGCCTGCTGTCCTACCCCATCGCCATCGCCTTCATGGGCGTGGTGGCCGGCTCCATTGGCTACACTGCCTATGTGGTGCCCTTCCTGGTGTCCACCGTGGGCGGGTCCATCATCGCCGGCGTGCTGGTGACCGCCCTGAAGAAGAGCGGCGCCCTGCACTCCATGCAGGCCACCCTGAGCCGCTGA
- the rpsF gene encoding 30S ribosomal protein S6: MAKVSANYEVVYIIDPAQGEEGIAALVAKFRTLAEQHASAVEVEEWGSRKLAYPINFKSEGYYVLMSFTSEPSFPKELDRVLGITDGIMRSLIVCKGE, encoded by the coding sequence ATGGCAAAGGTTTCTGCCAATTATGAGGTCGTGTATATCATCGACCCTGCACAGGGTGAGGAGGGCATCGCCGCTCTGGTGGCGAAGTTCCGTACCCTGGCCGAGCAGCACGCTTCCGCCGTTGAGGTGGAGGAGTGGGGCAGCCGCAAGCTGGCTTATCCCATCAACTTCAAGTCCGAGGGTTACTACGTGCTCATGAGCTTCACCAGCGAGCCTTCCTTCCCCAAGGAGCTGGATCGTGTTCTGGGCATTACCGACGGCATCATGCGGTCCCTGATCGTCTGCAAGGGCGAGTAA
- the thiD gene encoding bifunctional hydroxymethylpyrimidine kinase/phosphomethylpyrimidine kinase yields the protein MKTALTIAGSDSSGGAGIQADIKTMTANGVYAMSAVTALTAQNTTGVTDILEATPAFLAAELDAVFTDIYPDAVKIGMVSSSALIEVIADKLRQYGAERIVVDPVMVATSGARLISETAVETLKERLLPLATVLTPNIPEAELLSGMTITGPEGMEAAARAISERYGCAVLCKGGHQINDADDLLWRNGTGKWFRGRRIDNPNTHGTGCTLSSAIASNLAKGHDLDTSVERAKEYISGALSAQLDLGRGAGPMNHMFDLKGAFVE from the coding sequence ATGAAAACAGCATTGACCATTGCTGGAAGCGATTCCAGCGGAGGCGCCGGGATCCAGGCAGACATCAAGACCATGACGGCCAACGGCGTATACGCCATGAGCGCCGTCACGGCTCTCACTGCCCAGAATACCACCGGCGTCACAGACATCCTGGAGGCCACCCCGGCCTTCCTGGCGGCGGAACTGGACGCGGTGTTCACCGACATCTATCCCGACGCCGTGAAGATCGGCATGGTCTCCTCCTCCGCCCTGATCGAGGTCATCGCCGACAAACTCCGCCAGTACGGCGCGGAGCGGATCGTGGTGGACCCGGTGATGGTGGCCACCTCCGGCGCCCGGCTGATCTCCGAGACGGCGGTGGAGACGCTGAAGGAGCGGCTGCTGCCCCTGGCCACAGTCCTGACCCCCAACATTCCGGAGGCGGAGCTGCTCTCCGGCATGACCATCACCGGCCCCGAGGGGATGGAGGCCGCCGCCCGGGCCATCAGCGAGCGCTACGGCTGCGCCGTGCTGTGCAAGGGCGGCCACCAGATCAACGACGCCGACGACCTGCTCTGGCGCAACGGTACCGGAAAGTGGTTCCGGGGCCGCCGGATCGACAACCCCAACACCCACGGCACCGGCTGCACCCTCTCCAGCGCCATCGCCTCCAACCTTGCCAAGGGCCATGACCTGGACACCTCCGTGGAGCGGGCCAAGGAGTACATCTCCGGCGCCCTGAGCGCCCAGCTGGACCTGGGCAGGGGCGCGGGGCCCATGAACCACATGTTTGACCTGAAAGGGGCGTTCGTGGAATGA
- the thiM gene encoding hydroxyethylthiazole kinase, translating to MIDFTRLEEVRQRRPLIHCVSNIVTAGDCANLALAVGASPMMAHAPEEMADITALSDATVLNTGTPDEIRFEVCALCAKAAGAASQPVVLDPVGVGASPWRLRRVRELLHLATPSILRVNLGEARALAGESGREQGVDSPDPASRDARLAAAKALALRRHTAVLLSGPEDIVTDGAAAWCLPGGSDLMAFVTGTGCMLSVLCGVFAAVEPDPAKAAVLASAFWKVCSRRAEEAAAGRGPGTFRAALMDAAASLTPADFAALARIEQL from the coding sequence ATGATCGATTTCACCCGGCTGGAGGAGGTCCGGCAGCGCCGTCCCCTCATCCACTGCGTCAGCAACATCGTCACCGCGGGCGACTGCGCCAACCTTGCCCTGGCGGTGGGGGCCAGCCCCATGATGGCCCACGCGCCGGAGGAGATGGCGGACATCACCGCCCTCTCCGACGCCACGGTGCTCAACACCGGCACGCCGGATGAGATCCGCTTCGAGGTCTGCGCCCTGTGCGCCAAGGCGGCGGGCGCCGCTTCCCAGCCGGTGGTGCTGGACCCGGTGGGCGTGGGGGCCTCCCCCTGGCGCCTGCGGCGGGTCCGGGAGCTGCTGCACCTCGCCACGCCCTCCATCCTCCGGGTGAACCTGGGGGAGGCCCGGGCCCTGGCCGGGGAGAGCGGCCGGGAGCAGGGGGTGGACAGCCCCGATCCCGCCAGCCGGGACGCCCGCCTGGCCGCGGCGAAAGCCCTGGCCCTCCGCCGCCACACGGCGGTGCTGCTGAGCGGGCCGGAGGACATCGTCACCGACGGCGCCGCCGCCTGGTGCCTGCCCGGCGGCAGCGATCTCATGGCCTTTGTCACCGGCACGGGCTGTATGCTCTCGGTGCTGTGCGGCGTGTTCGCCGCTGTGGAGCCGGACCCCGCCAAGGCCGCCGTGCTGGCCTCCGCCTTCTGGAAGGTCTGCTCCCGCCGGGCGGAAGAGGCCGCCGCGGGAAGGGGCCCCGGCACCTTCCGCGCCGCCCTGATGGATGCCGCCGCCAGCCTCACCCCCGCCGACTTCGCCGCTCTGGCCCGGATCGAGCAGCTGTAA
- a CDS encoding stage II sporulation protein P produces the protein MKRRAFFSGALRRGGAVCLAAGTLWAAAVTAGSDTFSEAWTALRASAPQGILHWELGDLWQADQLSAAAALAIGESPLLLSARPAVAELWSSDREERPEAEGETEEIVTEPVTETPLEAPEAADNGVAARTLVPTDPSGYTVCGSVYISNSTDHALTVSELTEPFDARLVDGSPQILILHSHGSESYTPAGDTEVVWSGDHRTTDTRYNVVKVGDEMAEEFTAAGISVLHDRTLYDYPSYSGAYDRSLAAIESYLAQYPSIRFILDIHRDAIADSEGNQYKVVSTVEGEGTAAQLTLVMGSDGSGLAHPDWIENLKLGVALQSRVLEQYPTLMRPMLLRNSRYNQHATTGSLLLEVGAAGNSPEEAALAGRLFARQMAQLLIELGK, from the coding sequence ATGAAGCGACGGGCTTTTTTCTCCGGCGCCCTGCGGCGGGGCGGAGCGGTGTGCCTGGCGGCGGGAACGCTGTGGGCAGCGGCGGTCACCGCCGGCAGCGATACCTTTTCGGAGGCCTGGACGGCCCTGCGGGCCTCCGCGCCCCAGGGCATCCTCCACTGGGAGCTGGGGGACCTGTGGCAGGCCGACCAGCTCTCCGCCGCCGCGGCCCTGGCCATCGGGGAGTCGCCCCTGCTGCTGTCGGCCCGGCCGGCGGTGGCGGAGCTGTGGTCCTCGGACCGGGAAGAGCGACCGGAGGCGGAGGGGGAGACAGAGGAGATCGTCACCGAGCCGGTGACGGAGACGCCCCTGGAGGCCCCGGAGGCCGCCGACAACGGCGTGGCCGCCCGGACATTGGTCCCCACGGACCCCAGCGGCTACACGGTCTGCGGCTCCGTGTACATCAGCAACAGCACGGACCACGCCCTGACCGTGTCGGAGCTGACAGAGCCCTTTGACGCCCGGCTGGTGGACGGCTCGCCCCAGATCCTGATCCTCCACAGCCACGGCAGCGAGTCCTACACTCCCGCCGGGGACACGGAGGTGGTCTGGTCCGGGGACCACCGGACCACCGACACCCGCTACAACGTGGTGAAGGTGGGGGACGAGATGGCGGAGGAATTCACCGCGGCGGGGATCTCCGTCCTCCACGACCGGACCCTGTACGACTACCCCTCCTACTCCGGGGCCTACGACCGGTCCCTGGCGGCCATCGAGAGCTACCTGGCCCAGTACCCCTCCATCCGCTTTATCCTGGACATCCACCGGGACGCCATCGCCGACAGCGAGGGCAACCAGTACAAGGTGGTCTCCACCGTGGAGGGGGAGGGCACCGCCGCCCAGCTGACATTGGTCATGGGCAGCGACGGCAGCGGCCTTGCCCACCCGGACTGGATCGAGAATCTGAAGCTGGGAGTAGCCCTCCAGAGCCGGGTGCTGGAACAGTATCCCACGCTGATGCGGCCCATGCTGCTGCGCAACTCCCGGTACAACCAGCACGCCACCACCGGGTCGCTGCTGCTGGAGGTGGGCGCCGCCGGCAACTCCCCGGAGGAGGCCGCCCTGGCGGGCCGCCTCTTCGCCCGGCAGATGGCCCAGCTTCTGATCGAGCTGGGGAAGTGA
- a CDS encoding single-stranded DNA-binding protein, whose amino-acid sequence MLNRIILMGRLTRDPELRRTGSGTPVTSFSLAVDRDFKSQSGEKETDFIDVVAWRSTAEFVSKYFTKGRMAVVEGRLQIRDWTDRDGGKRRSAEVVADNVYFGDSKRDGGSDFGAPPAYGAPASYGAPAAGRGAAPAGGMSDFAEIGEEDGELPF is encoded by the coding sequence ATGCTCAACAGAATCATCCTCATGGGTCGCCTGACCCGTGACCCCGAGCTGCGCCGCACCGGAAGCGGCACCCCCGTCACGTCCTTCTCCCTGGCCGTGGACCGGGACTTCAAGTCCCAGAGCGGCGAGAAGGAGACCGACTTCATCGACGTGGTGGCCTGGCGCAGCACCGCGGAGTTCGTCAGCAAGTACTTCACCAAGGGCCGCATGGCCGTGGTGGAGGGCCGGCTGCAGATCCGCGACTGGACGGACCGGGACGGCGGAAAGCGCAGAAGCGCCGAAGTCGTGGCCGACAACGTCTATTTCGGTGATTCCAAGCGGGACGGCGGCAGCGATTTCGGCGCGCCCCCCGCGTACGGAGCCCCCGCTTCCTACGGAGCGCCCGCCGCTGGCCGCGGCGCCGCCCCCGCCGGAGGCATGTCCGACTTCGCCGAGATCGGCGAGGAGGACGGCGAGCTGCCGTTTTGA
- the thiE gene encoding thiamine phosphate synthase — translation MKLNGSQLRLYAVTDRAWAADEDALMDQIAAAIDGGAGIVQLREKHLDHDAFLKEAKRFVALCREKGAVSIINDDVDIALAADADGVHVGQEDLAAGRAREVLGPDKIVGVSAHNVTEALAAQAAGADYLGVGAAFSTGTKTDAKPITRETIRAVTAAVDIPAVAIGGITRENLPQLSGCGLAGVAVVSALFAQPDVKAAARELLALSEEMARN, via the coding sequence ATGAAACTCAACGGAAGCCAGCTGCGGCTGTATGCCGTCACCGACCGGGCCTGGGCGGCGGACGAGGACGCCCTCATGGACCAGATCGCCGCCGCCATCGACGGCGGCGCGGGCATCGTGCAGCTGCGGGAAAAGCACCTGGACCACGATGCCTTTTTAAAGGAGGCGAAGCGCTTTGTGGCGCTGTGCCGGGAGAAGGGCGCCGTCAGCATCATCAACGACGATGTGGACATCGCCCTGGCGGCGGACGCCGACGGCGTCCACGTGGGCCAGGAGGACCTGGCCGCCGGCCGGGCCCGGGAGGTCCTGGGGCCGGACAAGATCGTGGGCGTCTCCGCCCACAATGTGACCGAGGCCCTGGCGGCCCAGGCGGCGGGAGCCGACTATTTGGGCGTGGGCGCCGCCTTTTCGACCGGCACCAAGACCGACGCCAAGCCCATCACCCGGGAGACCATCCGCGCCGTCACGGCGGCGGTGGACATCCCGGCGGTGGCCATCGGCGGCATCACCCGGGAGAACCTGCCCCAGCTCTCCGGCTGCGGCCTTGCGGGCGTGGCGGTGGTCTCCGCCCTGTTCGCCCAACCGGATGTGAAGGCTGCGGCCAGGGAGCTGCTGGCCTTGTCCGAGGAGATGGCCCGGAACTGA